Part of the Zingiber officinale cultivar Zhangliang chromosome 6A, Zo_v1.1, whole genome shotgun sequence genome, AATTGGCATGAATGTTGACTTTATCATTGATCCTGGCGAGAATATGAGAAGACAGGGTCGTCGGAATGATGTGactggaatgttgaccgcatctccacgACCTGGATGGTGAGTTATCTTCTGTGTTGActaagtcgtcagaagtcctctagTCAATAGTATCTGTAGCCAACGACTAGGTTCCCCAgtccctggtacctcgatgctcgaagCGGGTCCCACGAATATATGAGCAGTCGTATAATAGTAGAGATATGAAAATGCACGAATAATGAGTACAAGAACGTACCTTGGCCCCGGGGGACGCCCTCGAATGGATCAGTGAGCTGGTCGCGAGgctgatcgagtcgtcgcggCACTGAAGGGTAGATGAGTGTGAGTCAGCTGAGGAGCCATGGGAGTGACGACATGGAATCCGGTGTAGCGCGGATCCAAAAGGCGGCATGTTGGCCGAAATAATATGACGATGGCTCCTGAGCCGGAATACTACAGTGGCTCGTGGGTCGGGACACgtcacgcaggccggataataccAGTAACTCACAATCGTAATAGCGATACAAAATACAACGACTTGGTGGTCGGAACACGACACAGTGCAAGACGCAAGTCACAAAGGTAAAGTGCAACAGCAGTAGCCCGAAGGCCGGATCAGCGATGGCTCGGGAGCTGGCTCATTGCCCGATAGGAGTGCCAATAGAAACGATGGCGCTGTACCCCCTCGACGAAGGTCGTGGGGCGGCTAGTGGTTGTCGCTGGAGGTGGCATCGGAGGGCAGCCTCAGCCACTAGAGGTGGCGGCAATGGCTGCTAGACTCGGCGGCGGCAAAGGCCACTGGATGTGGTAGAGCTGCTGGGGAGGAAGAGGACTGCGGACTCCCGATCTGGCCGGCGTCAGAGACGACAAAAGGAGGCGTCGGTGCCAGAGACGACGAAGGGGGTGTCGACCTCAGAGAAGAGGGGAGGTGGCGACGGGTAGTTGCTGGTGGCGAGAGAAAAGGGAGAGCATGGGTGGTGCCAGAGGGCACGCTACGTGAGGAAAGCGGCGCCGAGTCCATCTGGTGGCGGCGTCGCTAGGAGGAGGAGGGGAGTGGCAATCGCATGTGTGCTATGGAGAAGGCGACGCTGATGCATGAGATGGCTCCCGCACGCATGAGACAGCGTCGTGAGGGCAAGGGGCTACTGGCATCGGACTTGGCTGGCGTCGGAGGCAACGAAGATGGCCAAGTCCGTGCATCGTCATCCTGGCGGTGGAAAAAGcacggaggaagaagaagatcccCTCTGCGTGAACAGTGCTGCCTTTTAAAACAAACCCCTACTCATGCCCAAATACCGGAATACCCCTCttcttttccttaatttcctttggGCCCCTTCCCCAATATATCCGCATCAATCATCATTCGCTTTGACACCATAAAAATTTGTAGGAAGATTCGCCAAAGCTTAGGGAGAGAATACTATAAAGAGTGAGTTAGATTGATGGTTAGGGGTTCTCAGCGCAACCACTCTAATACTCAAGTAAAATAAGGgagaatgaagatgaagatgaacaTTAATTTTACCTTTTTTGGATGCATGTGTACTTGTGCTTGTAGGAGTGAGTAACCTTTTATAGAGTGGCAGCAATACCCTCACGTTCTTCACATGTTTTGAGATCCCCACTAACATTACTCGCATTTCCTGAAATAAATGATTATGTGCCCAACTCTTTCGGATTAAACAGTCACATTTCTCACGTTCtctaaaaaaaatagttatatTGTCCCTATCTTTCGCGAGCAACGGTACAAATACGAAGCTGGCTCAAGGCCAGCAGCAGCACGAAGTTGGGGACAATCCTAAAGCCAGGAGTGTGGAATCTAGGTTGATGTGTAGTTAGGAACAACATGAAACAATAGGAATACTTGGAGCTGGGGGGCGATCATAAAGTCGAGGTCAAGCAAAGTCGATGACGACCTAAAGTCAAGAGTGGCATAGACTTTCTGTCGACTTTGACTACCACCTCATTAGTGAGATCATTGACCCTTGATTATATGTCACTCTTTGATTATCTGTTATATAatatagtatttaaaaaatatatatagtttAAAACGGCCTTTAAGATAAAAATAAGAACATCGTTTTTTAATGAGGTACATCAAAACTAAGTTGTACTTATCAGATGTGCTAATCTACATTAGCCATTTATATTTTTGAATATTATCAAGTATTTTGGTGATTAGCTTTGTTAATCagaatttaaattgaattataaAATGCAATGTTGTTGACTCATGCCCAATACTACTGTgatcaaaatataacaaaacaagttaattgatttttaaaaagttaaaatttaGTAGTGTGGAGAAAAGttaatatatttatgataaaaaatatatattgaaaaaaaaatcttaaatgaaCATCTCAATGTATTTTtcatcttaaaaatattcttattcAAACACTATTATAATTTAGTCCAAACCACTGCACCTTAAAATAAATtactttatataatttttatctaaattattttgattttttttcgttGATATTATTTATGAGTACTAGATTTGGGCCATAAACATTTTCTACCAactattagattaaattaaaaaatactcaCAATAGATGATATATTAACTCAATATTCTTAAAATCAACTGTctattaaaaaattcatctgcTAATCATTAAAGTTAGGACTCAATccttaaatatttagaaataagacTATAAATGAGCTaaacatttgtgaataagtttggtGTTTAGTTTGGTAAGAATTTGTTTATGTTagttcaatatacataaaattaattaaacaaataagatTGAATAACTATTTAAACTAAATgaataagcttgaacacatatgtatttagcttgttaacgttcatgaacaatgttggtgaacaatatttatgaacaatgttgatgaacaacgttcgtgaacaatgttcgtcaATAACGTTCGTAAACAATACTTacgaatcatatttattaatatttttttttcaatatgttgaataaataataaaataaaataaaataaataaataaatttaaattatcaagctcaataaccaatcaacaactaaaaatttcaaacaatcaaataaccgtaattgagagcttaataatatctaaacgaaccaaacttgaaccaagcttaagctaaggttgaattgagagctcgataatatataaataaatcaagctcaagtcaagtttcTAATaagctcaagcttataaaaaatagatcaacccaagcttgaacaatcatttcaaaaatttagttaattttaagctCGACTAGACTCAGCTCGGTTACCTTATAAAATAAGTTTCAACACCCTAAAATCCGGCTCAGCTCATTTACAATCCTATTTAGGAGACTGAAAAGACATCCTATCATTGCACCATGGTCTCAAGGGTAAAATTACTTCAATATTTTTTTAGTCGACGTTAAGTATCTAATTTACGTTGATTAATCCTAAGATGATAAATTCAATCTCATAAAGATTTTCTATTAATTATTAAAGTcagtatgataaattaaaaatgctAACTGTGAACGATGTATCAATGCAATATTTATAAATCAAtcgtttattaaaaaatatttatttattaatttactaGAAAAAATCACCcggcaaaaaaaaaacacaatcaatactattttaatattgatcctaatatatatatatatatatatatatatttttggacttGGGCAGCTCCTACACTGTTGGATGTTATTGCTCACCAAACTTTTCATAATTTACAATTTTCGCCTTAAAAGTTATTGTGTCATAAAAAATGCCATGGAGCTTAAGTAGCCAAGTCAACGATTCTCTTGGGCTGAAACCTGATTCAAACATTTTGACGCTACCAAAATTACCTTATTACCCCCCAAAAATGGCCACTTCGCCCATGCGTCCAACCGCCAATGTTGACTTTTGCGGCGTTAAGATAGGGGGACTTTTTCATAAGCTGTGAGAAATTATGGGTCGAATTGCCATTTTCACGGGAGGAAGTGGATTTGTGCGGAGGCGGATTAATTATCTGCTCCAGAGCTTCCCGGTAGTTTCCTGGCATCGCCAGCCAACCAAATCCAGTGACGGCGTCCTACGACGACTAGGGATGACAAtgagtcgggttcgggtcggattctatatcctccgtactCATACtcatcgggtataggatatccaatgggtatatccatacccattaaaggaccgaatatattctatacgtgtaatttttcttctttctatcgagctattatcattcaacaaaaatatattaaaattaacatcatattaaaatatatatatataattaaaaaaatagattaaacatctatataggcctactaatattaacaaaaaatagtaagttgattttagaaaaagaaaattttctttaatatatgtatatatattatttaatcgggtattcgggtcgggtatcgggtattgatagtccctccataccctcctccattcggatcggatgtcggatcctccatcgggttcgggtggAATTGCCATCCCTAACGACGACGCAGCTAATGCAACGTCGCCAGTTGGAAAGCAGTTCTCGGTATCATCCCTCGgatgtttttaaattttataataagaTATTTCCTaactaaatatttataaattttacctaTTAATATCACATTTTTAAATatctcaaattttaaaattaaataattatattttattaatttacatctaattttataataaaataaaattaattatacttattattttttaatttaatatatttcatcaattaattaaaaaacacaAAACACAACAACAACGACTACATACGTAAAATTATGCTCAATAATTTCTTAATCCCCATGACCTATGCTAATAATAAGAGAAGTGAGAGACTATTTAAAGAAATATTccctttaaatatttttattatggaTGATAAATCATTGTCCAATGTTATTAAAAATTTTCACTGACCACTAAGATAAATTAAGAAGTGTTGATGATGGACATCTTAAAAATCTAGCAATCCTTTGATTACGAGtcctatttgaatttttttttataaatttattataactaaaaattaaattataaatacttAGATTATAATTTAAATATCTGTATTTTGGAGTCATATACTTTGTTATTACGATCAACCATAAAGATGTCACAGACCacattaaatacaaaatataattttaaaataattaaaaaagtaaattatttttaatggCAGATTTGACCAGTCAAATTATGGCTAAAACCTTGTCACTAAGTCATTCACAACGTGTGCAATTAAACATAACttcatttaatataaaaaataagaattgcaaaaacatctaaattaaatatataaataaaaagtaattattcttgaatataatttaaatatttatttatttttaccttCTCGAAAGGAGCGTTTTTAattgaaaatatataaaatcttAAGGGGTATTTTGAGTTGTTGACAATTTTCTTTTCTAGTGCAAAGTGATAAGAAGAGGTAGAAACCACTAAGCTtaaagcttggatcgatcgagagGGAAGAAAGTCGCGACACGATTCCCTTCGGCTCCTCTAACGGATCGCCCTCtcgccccttctcctcttccttcctGTCTGCCAGGAGGGTGGAGGGACCTCGATCAACGGTTGACTTGCCGAAGAATCGCCTGCGAGAAAAGCGGATAGGGGATGGGCGCGGCGAGGGATGTGGCTGGACGTGCCGATGACCTTCGACCGCTGGCGACGGATCCCGTTCTAGGAGAGTCCAAGTGGTGGCCGCCTGGGTTCCGATTCCACCCCACTGACGAGGAGCTTGTTCTCTACTACCTCAAGCGCAAGGTCTGCGGCCGCCGCATTAAGCTCCCCATGATCGGTGATGTCTACGTCTACAAGTGGGAGCCCTGGGAACTCCCTGGTATGCTGTGTTATTTCTTTGCTGATCTGATGATTCTTCTATCTTAGTCTTCTCATCTGAATCAAGCGGATCGTGAACACCAGATTCCAAGGTTAAACTAGTCAAcgactttccttttttttctgcCCTATTTTGTAAAGACAGTGAGTTTGTCATAGGGAAGGCTTAATTGATCTCTCGATTTTACTTGAACCCTTCAAATTGTGCCTTTTATCGAATTCCTCTTTTTAGTCTCGGATCACCTTTGTTATTTCATTTCTGATCGTCTGAAGTAGAAAATGTTGTCTTTAAAGTTCTCCTCATTTATTCAAAAAAGAATTGCAATGTCAAGTTTCTCCAAAGTTGTTGTTTTTTTTCGTTTATTTTTCTCGGCTGTCTAAATTTTCTCTTTGTTTATGTTTGCAGCGAAATCATTATTGAAGAGTGGTGACAAGCAGTGGTACTTCTTTAGTCCGAGGGATAGGAAATATCCCAATGGATCAAGAGCCAATCGGACTACAAATTGTGGTTATTGGAAGACCACTGGTAAAGACCGGACCATCTCTCAGAATTCGAAGGCCATGGGCAACAAGAAGACACTCGTCTACTACCATGGACGTGCGCCTAAAGGAGAGCGCACAGATTGGGTGATGCATGAGTATACCTTGGACGAGCAGGTGCTCTCATGCTATAACAATGTGCAGGCAAGTCTTGGTTGAAGAAAGAAGAAATTTTGTCATAATTCTtggatagattttttttaaaatttgtttgcTGCATAATTTTTAACAGTTCAATTTGAATTCTCAATATGTGCAGGATTATTATGCTCTCTACAAGGTCTTTAGGAAGAGTGGACCTGGTCCTAAGAATGGGGAGGAGTATGGAGCACCCTTCAGAGAAGAGGAATGGGATGATGACGTAATGGATGAGAGCTTCAGGAGCCTGGATAACACAGAATCGCAAGtgaatgatcaaagcactgcAGTGCCAGTGACTGAGCCTGTTCAGGATGTAAACTCTAGTGGCAGAATAGATGATGGCGGGAACACTCTTCCAATGAATGAGTGGGAGGATCTTTTGCTAAACTTAGCTGATGAGCAAGACGCGATCGGACAGTATTCTGAATTTGCTGCACATGCTGCCGAGGTAATCCTGATTTATTTCTGGGGTTTTGCTTTAACATTGAATTTAGTCTCAAGTAATAACTTTAATAACTGATGCACGTAAAGcacacatgaaaaaaaaaatgcaacacGAGCTGTAATCACAAGAACCAAGCACAAGCATTAACAGACACAAATGGCACACTTTATGCAATCATCAATGGTGTCTCCACTCTATGGTACCATACTTGGAAGCAAGCAACATATGTACACTTGCCTTCCTTTCAATCAAAGGAATAAGTTATTAACACATTTTAGATCAATGATTCTTTGATATCCTGATTGTTTAACTCAATTAGTATTGGTATATAGAGTTGGTTTCTGACTTGGTCCTTACTTTGTGCAGATTGATGTTGAAACAGAACTTGGAAAGCACAAGTCATGTCTGCCTTTAACTGAAGCTAGTTCTTTTGAAGACAGTATCATTTTGTCTGAACTGAGCACCTTGGAAGACAACTTTCTAGCACCTGAACAAGTTTCTTATGCACATCCTGTTGAAAGTCATGAGATGCCTTCATTAACTTGTAACCCTGATCCGTCTCTACTGCAGACTGATGAAGAGTATGTAGAAATCAAAGATTTAATTGATCTAGAATCCATCATACTTGGCGAGGAAAGTTTATGTAACAGAGACCCGGTAGATGGCCCCGATGGTTTATAtggatatgatgtttattttgatTCCCAAACGATCTTTGAAGATTATTATGATCCGCTACCTGTAGCAGCACACAACTCATATCTTGATGATTTTGGTGGTGATGGAATACTAAATCAACCATGTCTCACATCTTCTGAACTTTGGAACCATGATCATGGTGTCGCCGTTTCAAACACCAATGCAAATCAGATGTTCATAGAAACATCAACTTCAGGTGCTTAATCAATTTGCTTTTACATGATTCGGAATTGCAGACCTCTTTCTGTACATAGTGTCAATAATTCCTAATGCCTTCTTTCTATATATACCCAGATGGTGCTTATGCTTTTCCTTCAACAAACACTAATGAGGTGTTCTCGGCAATGCCAACTTCAGGTCTCATTATATGATTGTACGACTTTAGGCAATAGAATGTTTCCTTGTGCAGTTtctcatttgtcactgctacttGACGCACAGGTGTGGAATACGCTTCTGCATCACCCAATATTGAGATGACACAAGGGCAAAACACCCATGTTGGACATGACTCGGGATCATGGATCACTTCTGCACTCTCAACCTTATTGGATTCTGTGCCCAGCAGTCCTGCACTGGCATCCGAGAATGCGTTCATCAACAAGGCACTTGAACGTGTTTCGAGTTTCAGAGGAGCGCAGATTGGACTTTGTGGTGCAAGCACTATAACGGATGGACAATCTTCTACTTCAAGAAGAAGACAGTTCCACAACAGTAGTTTCCTTTTTGTTTCATTGCTGGTTGGGTTTAGTGCCGTATTCTGGCTCTTCATTGTAGGTGCTTCAGTCAAACTGTTCAAGGTGTTTTTCTCCAAGTTCAGTTCCTCTTAGAAGTGGGAATAAACATGGATAATTTACGGCCTGTAACCATATTCATGTATCGTTTTATTGATGATGTAATGAGAAAGGAAGTTCTAGTTTTACTTCCAGATTTAGTTGGCTTGTGTTTGCACTAAAAATCAGACGCTGAATTTAGCTTCGGTGTGGTCTCACAAAGCATTTTATTGTGTTTTTGCTGTTGCAATGCTTTGGTTGATGGTTGTCGATAGAGTCTCGCTCTGCCGTTGGCGTCCAAggcaaattttatttttcaatagaAATTATATATTGCCGtgtaaaataaataagaaactcGTATCTAAGGAAGGGCAAGAGCCTTTTTAAACGCCCCCGTTCTTAAATTTTGTCAAAATCGATATCAAGATCCGACAGAGGATCCATGCTTAACATAGACATCATTGGCGACTTCTACAGGAGAATGGGAGGACAAGAACGAACAAGAACAAATCATTGCTTCTAAGATTCAAACTCTTGTTCTACAGTTCGTAAATTAAGATGGTAAACTCGACCAGCTGCAAACCATCGAATCGCACCATGAATCAATGAATTAATTATTACTCaagaacaaaacctttaaatcctTAAATGCAAAAACATTCCCGACTACATCATCACAAGGACCGATTAATTACATTAATAATTTGCTATTAACAACCTAAATCCCCCCAAAATTGTTCATCGTGGGAACAGAACAGCATACATAGCACGCGGAGCGGTATCGTAAGCTGGCGTCAAGGTCGGCCGATCGCGAAGCAGAGTTCGCCGCCGCCGCAGCGGAAGGCCCACACCTGTAACTTATCACCCTTCTCCAGCGCACTCCACGCGCGGAAAAGCTTGAGCTCGTCGCCCTTGATCACGGTGCCGCCACTGCCATCCCACGGAGTCAGCTGCAGGAAGCTCACGAACCCGCACGGCACCGGCAGCCCTTCCTGCGCCCGGGCGTGCATCCACCTCCCTGCGTCTCCGCTTCCTCGCAATAAACCACGTACCAAGGCATCCACCTGTTAGAAATTGTTCGAAATTAAACTTGTGTTGAGCGTTTGTGACTTATTCAAAGGCTGCGATTATATTTTGAATGAGAAATTATGTTGAGCAGTTGCGACTTAAAAAGGTTACGATCATATTTTGAACGAAAAGTTATGTTGAAAAGGTGTccttaatatttataaatatcggGAACACATTGGAGTTCAAAGtatatagaaaataaaaaaaaaaaaatcaaatctgaAATCTCCTAATTAttcttaaaattttgaaatacatTTTTTAAGTTTCAATGGTATTCTTTCGTTTTTGCTATACAAAGGATACATAAGGGTTGGAAAATCCTATGAGCTATTTGCATTTTGAAAACCTAATAGTAATCTTGTAGAGAGTGCAAATATCACTTAAGGACGTGAATTATTTTCATGGTTCAAGctaaagtttgtttttttttctatatttatttacttttctattttcATCTCCAATGTTTTCAGATACGTCCCAACAATCTCAAGCGATATTATTTTCAATAAAGTTGATGAATCAAGACTTAGTTGGATTGGATCATTTTGATGGAACCAATTTCACCCATTAGCAAGGCAAGTTGAAATTCTTGTTAACAGCCctaaaatttttttacattttgaaTCCTGAACATGAAGAAACTCCTCTAGCGACACTCGAAGATACAGATGAAAGGAAGGCAGAAagacagaagaaaaaaaaaaaaaaaggatgaatTGATATGTCAGGGTCACATTCTATGATTTTGATGAATAAATATGAATGAaaaagaggtggaagagaagaagttCTATTGTGTatgagactttagtctcacattgggaGTTTCTTGACATCtttgttgatttatattgattcacatacattgaagatatgaacaaatgcatggagaAAAACTCTTTCTCACGCGTGGGTGTGTAAGGGGGGTGCAAATTCAGAGTTCGGATTGCACTGAACAAGTTTACTCGTATGCGgcgagtaatggtcattaatcgaccattaacactgccatcctatataaggaggctcctATCATGGACAGAGAGACACAACAAAGTTCACTGCCTAAGTCGATCCTCTCGGCTGACTGCCTTCTCGGTCTTTTCCCCGCTCGCTCAGCCGATCCGCCCATTCGGCCAATCTGCCCTCTCGGTCTTTTCCCCGCTCGAGCTCAGCTGTTTGCCCTATCGGTTCCTGTCTGCATCGACTGATCCGCCGTCTGACCTATCTGCTGCCCGGCTTGCCTTCTGACAGACCTATCTTCCCGACCTGTCTGCTTCGATCGGTCTGCCTCTCGCTCGGTCGGTCTGCCTCCTGACAGACCTGTCTTCCCGATCTGTCTGCCTCTCGCTCGGTCGGTTTGCTCTGCCCGACCAACCT contains:
- the LOC121996245 gene encoding NAC domain-containing protein 17-like yields the protein MGAARDVAGRADDLRPLATDPVLGESKWWPPGFRFHPTDEELVLYYLKRKVCGRRIKLPMIGDVYVYKWEPWELPAKSLLKSGDKQWYFFSPRDRKYPNGSRANRTTNCGYWKTTGKDRTISQNSKAMGNKKTLVYYHGRAPKGERTDWVMHEYTLDEQVLSCYNNVQDYYALYKVFRKSGPGPKNGEEYGAPFREEEWDDDVMDESFRSLDNTESQVNDQSTAVPVTEPVQDVNSSGRIDDGGNTLPMNEWEDLLLNLADEQDAIGQYSEFAAHAAEIDVETELGKHKSCLPLTEASSFEDSIILSELSTLEDNFLAPEQVSYAHPVESHEMPSLTCNPDPSLLQTDEEYVEIKDLIDLESIILGEESLCNRDPVDGPDGLYGYDVYFDSQTIFEDYYDPLPVAAHNSYLDDFGGDGILNQPCLTSSELWNHDHGVAVSNTNANQMFIETSTSDGAYAFPSTNTNEVFSAMPTSGVEYASASPNIEMTQGQNTHVGHDSGSWITSALSTLLDSVPSSPALASENAFINKALERVSSFRGAQIGLCGASTITDGQSSTSRRRQFHNSSFLFVSLLVGFSAVFWLFIVGASVKLFKVFFSKFSSS